A genomic stretch from Seriola aureovittata isolate HTS-2021-v1 ecotype China chromosome 13, ASM2101889v1, whole genome shotgun sequence includes:
- the eif5 gene encoding eukaryotic translation initiation factor 5 yields the protein MSVNVNRSVSDQFYRYKMPRLIAKVEGKGNGIKTVIVNMVDVAKALNRPPTYPTKFFGCELGAQTQFDTKNDRYIVNGSHEANKLQDMLDGFIRKFVLCTECDNPETDLHVNPKKQTIGTSCKACGNRGMLDTRHKLCTFILKNPPESNESGSASVKKEKEKKNRKKDKENGSGSGEAGNHDNFDAPQAVDGDDDDEDWAEETTEEAQRRRMEEISDHAKNLTLSEDLEKPLEERVNLFYNFVKQKKESGTIDGAEKEILAEAERLDVKAMGPLILSELLFNENIRDQIKKYKRHFLRFCHNNKKAQKYLLGGFECVVKLHQVQLLPRVPIILKDLYDADLLEEDVIFAWAEKVSKKYVSKELAKEIHAKAAPFVKWLKEAEEESEGSEEEEEEDDENVEVVYSSSARELKVETVKPDTPEKEEDDIDIDAI from the exons ATGTCTGTCAACGTCAACCGCAGCGTGTCAGACCAGTTCTATCGCTACAAGATGCCCCGTCTGATTGCCAAG GTTGAAGGCAAAGGGAATGGAATCAAGACAGTTATTGTCAACATGGTTGATGTTGCAAAGGCATTGAACAGGCCTCCAACAT ACCCGACCAAGTTTTTTGGTTGTGAACTCGGCGCTCAGACCCAGTTTGATACCAAAAACGACCGTTACATCGTCAACGGATCCCACGAGGCGAACAAGTTGCAGGACATGCTTGATGGGTTCATCAGAAAATTTGTGCTGTGTACCGAGTGTGACAACCCTGAAACTGATCTG CATGTCAATCCCAAGAAACAAACCATTGGCACTTCCTGTAAGGCCTGTGGAAACCGCGGCATGCTAGACACCAGACACAAACTCTGCACGTTCATCCTCAAAAACCCACCAG AGAGCAATGAGAGTGGATCTGCATCtgtaaagaaagagaaggagaagaagaaccgCAAGAAGGACAAGGAGAATGGCTCTGGCAGTGGCGAGGCTGGGAACCACGACAACTTTGACGCCCCTCAGGCTGTG GACGGAGACGACGACGACGAGGACTGGGCAGAGGAGACCACAGAGGAGGCGCAGAGGCGGCGAATGGAGGAGATCAGCGATCACGCCAAGAACCTGACGCTCAGCGAGGACCTGGAGAAACCCCTGGAGGAGAGGgtcaacctgttctacaactTTGTGAAA CAAAAGAAGGAGAGTGGAACCATCGACGGGGCTGAAAAGGAGATCTTGGCGGAGGCGGAGCGTCTGGATGTGAAGGCCATGGGCCCCCTCATCCTCAGCGAGCTGCTCTTCAACGAGAACATTCGCGACCAGATCAAGAAGTACAAGCGCCACTTCCTGCGG TtctgccacaacaacaaaaaggccCAGAAGTATCTGTTGGGAGGCTTCGAGTGTGTCGTGAAGCTGCATCAGGTCCAGCTCCTGCCGCGGGTTCCCATCATCCTCAAAGACCTGTACGACGCTGACCTGCTGGAGGAGGACGTCATATTCGCCTGGGCAGAGAAG GTTTCTAAGAAGTACGTCTCTAAGGAACTTGCAAAAGAGATCCACGCCAAGGCTGCTCCTTTTGTCAAATGgctgaaggaggcagaggaggagagcgagggcagcgaggaagaggaggaggaagatgatgagaaTGTAGAG GTGGTGTACTCGTCCTCTGCCCGCGAGCTCAAAGTGGAGACTGTGAAACCAGACACGCCTGAAAAAGAAGAGGACGACATTGACATTGATGCGATCTGA